A window from Thermodesulfobacteriota bacterium encodes these proteins:
- a CDS encoding histidine phosphatase family protein, with the protein MNLILVRHGETEWNRTGRCQGVADIDLNDTGMRQVGELAHSLKDAEISAVYSSDLVRALRTATEIASLHNLDVNIDKDLREMNQGDLEGLLFEDIRERYADILREWRESPETLRLPGGESLLQVEQRAWNVFEKLNSLHAGETVVAVSHNLTITALLCRITGVGLKGFRNFNLRAASKNLIVSVNGNIEVKVLNDVSHLSPAESLPPL; encoded by the coding sequence TTGAATCTTATCCTCGTACGTCACGGCGAAACTGAATGGAACAGGACAGGCAGGTGTCAGGGTGTCGCGGATATAGACCTCAACGACACCGGCATGAGGCAGGTAGGGGAGCTCGCGCATTCATTGAAAGACGCCGAGATTTCAGCCGTGTATTCGAGCGACTTGGTTCGGGCGCTCCGCACGGCAACGGAGATCGCGTCCCTCCATAACCTCGACGTCAATATAGACAAGGACCTGAGGGAAATGAACCAGGGGGACCTCGAAGGGCTCCTCTTTGAAGACATAAGGGAGAGGTATGCGGATATTCTCCGGGAATGGAGGGAGAGTCCCGAGACCCTAAGGCTCCCGGGCGGGGAGTCTCTCCTACAGGTGGAGCAGAGGGCATGGAATGTTTTCGAGAAGCTCAACAGTCTCCATGCGGGCGAAACCGTCGTCGCCGTGAGTCACAACCTCACGATCACCGCGCTCCTCTGCAGGATTACGGGCGTGGGCTTGAAGGGCTTCCGTAATTTCAACCTCCGTGCCGCTTCGAAGAATCTTATCGTCTCCGTTAACGGGAATATAGAGGTCAAAGTACTGAACGATGTCTCCCACCTGTCCCCTGCAGAGTCGCTCCCCCCGTTGTGA
- the tolA gene encoding cell envelope integrity protein TolA: MKPEDKDTSSGTSFWGIFFSVALHAAVLILVLFWGFSGTSNHSSSSGPIQVSLSGIGPGGGQDSDPASRPKAPEAPKKPEPVKENPPEVKKKEVKAAPEPEKKEPPKEPEKEEVKKVEVKKEEPKVEPKEEEKPKEVVKEEPEKKEVIPLETEKKEEVKKEEKKEEPKKEEKKEVAEKPKPTEKPKTETKKTTASKKKDLESEKSKVLQDIKRQKVLEELKSGSQESTQPQEEIGEEQRLAMADSGEMPGESEPGPGEPSEGSSLSREGSGSGSSINPVLLNIYKDKVHQRISRNWRIPPGVPTDGSLTTMILFKVDQSGRVFDVRVNQSSGNPAFDEYSVSAIYKSAPLPPPPSEFAKEAETSGVLVPFKNVTY; encoded by the coding sequence ATGAAACCGGAAGATAAGGATACATCGAGCGGCACGTCTTTTTGGGGAATATTTTTTTCGGTCGCCCTCCACGCTGCCGTGCTTATACTGGTGCTGTTCTGGGGTTTCAGCGGCACGTCAAACCATTCGAGCTCAAGCGGCCCCATTCAGGTATCTCTTTCGGGCATAGGACCCGGAGGAGGGCAGGACTCGGATCCTGCGTCCCGGCCGAAGGCGCCTGAGGCCCCGAAGAAGCCTGAGCCTGTCAAAGAGAATCCCCCCGAGGTCAAGAAGAAGGAAGTTAAAGCCGCCCCCGAGCCTGAAAAAAAAGAGCCGCCTAAAGAACCCGAGAAGGAAGAGGTAAAGAAGGTGGAGGTCAAGAAGGAAGAGCCTAAAGTAGAGCCCAAAGAGGAAGAGAAGCCCAAAGAGGTCGTGAAAGAAGAGCCCGAGAAGAAGGAAGTCATACCTCTCGAGACGGAGAAAAAAGAGGAAGTAAAGAAAGAAGAAAAGAAAGAAGAGCCGAAAAAAGAAGAGAAGAAGGAAGTAGCCGAAAAACCCAAGCCGACGGAAAAACCCAAGACGGAAACTAAGAAGACGACCGCCAGCAAGAAGAAAGACCTTGAGAGTGAAAAGAGCAAGGTCCTTCAGGATATAAAGAGACAGAAGGTGCTCGAGGAGTTAAAGAGCGGATCGCAGGAGAGTACCCAGCCCCAGGAGGAGATAGGGGAGGAGCAGAGGCTCGCCATGGCCGATTCCGGGGAGATGCCCGGGGAATCGGAGCCGGGCCCCGGCGAACCGTCGGAGGGTTCGTCTCTAAGCAGGGAGGGTTCCGGAAGCGGCTCGTCCATTAATCCGGTCTTATTGAACATATATAAAGATAAAGTCCATCAGAGGATAAGCAGGAACTGGAGGATACCGCCTGGAGTGCCTACCGACGGCAGCCTTACGACTATGATATTGTTCAAGGTCGACCAGAGCGGAAGAGTATTCGATGTGAGGGTGAACCAGTCCTCGGGCAACCCGGCGTTCGACGAATACAGCGTCAGCGCGATCTATAAGTCCGCCCCGCTCCCGCCGCCACCTTCGGAGTTCGCCAAAGAGGCGGAGACGAGCGGCGTGCTCGTACCGTTTAAGAACGTGACATACTGA
- a CDS encoding SPOR domain-containing protein: MSRDSSQGSGRILSFLFAFTVLFVLVFGLGVFVGKRLSRQDLSITRSFEEAPPEPSPTPVEETPDAGFEQMAESPAPAVEEAVEENAPPPTLPPTEEDEKVETETGSKTVTAPESAKPPAPAKQDDERLAEITREIERELEKKRPQETKEPEAAKPSLPHVDPEGAYTVQIGSFQDQKQANSLASALQSKGYPVFIKSMTSPDNKIWYRVRVGTFKDLETAKAYGESLKSSEPGVKLVFITINN; encoded by the coding sequence ATGAGCAGGGATAGTTCACAGGGAAGCGGCCGAATACTTTCGTTCCTGTTCGCTTTTACCGTGCTGTTCGTCCTGGTTTTCGGCCTGGGCGTATTCGTAGGCAAGAGACTGAGCCGGCAGGACCTCAGTATAACCAGGAGTTTCGAAGAAGCCCCTCCCGAGCCGTCTCCGACGCCTGTCGAAGAGACTCCGGATGCGGGATTCGAGCAAATGGCTGAAAGCCCTGCTCCCGCCGTAGAGGAAGCGGTTGAGGAGAACGCTCCCCCACCTACTCTACCTCCTACCGAGGAAGACGAAAAAGTTGAAACGGAAACGGGGTCAAAGACTGTAACGGCCCCCGAAAGCGCCAAGCCCCCCGCTCCGGCCAAGCAGGACGATGAAAGGTTGGCCGAGATCACGCGTGAAATAGAGCGCGAGCTCGAGAAAAAACGGCCTCAGGAAACGAAGGAGCCCGAGGCCGCCAAACCTTCATTGCCTCATGTGGATCCCGAAGGTGCATATACAGTCCAGATAGGGTCTTTTCAGGACCAGAAGCAGGCGAACAGCCTTGCGAGCGCACTCCAGTCGAAGGGATACCCGGTGTTTATAAAATCCATGACGTCCCCCGATAATAAAATCTGGTACAGGGTAAGAGTGGGAACTTTCAAGGATCTCGAAACTGCCAAGGCATACGGGGAATCGCTGAAGAGTTCGGAGCCTGGCGTAAAATTGGTTTTTATTACTATTAACAACTGA
- the tolR gene encoding protein TolR, with product MGMQTGKNNGRSVMSEINVTPFVDVMLVLLVIFMVTTPILYQGVDVNLPKTESRPMPSLDRERKVVVTLDASGEIFIEKERYSLDQLRIEVRKLMAERGKSLTDEDVFLRADSSVPYGTVVEVMSEIRNAGVQKIGLITEPVPKQ from the coding sequence ATGGGAATGCAGACCGGCAAGAATAACGGACGCTCGGTGATGTCGGAGATAAACGTGACGCCCTTTGTGGACGTGATGCTCGTTCTCCTCGTCATATTCATGGTCACGACCCCGATACTCTACCAGGGGGTGGACGTGAACCTGCCGAAGACCGAGTCCCGTCCCATGCCTTCGCTCGACCGTGAGAGGAAGGTCGTCGTCACGCTCGACGCGAGCGGGGAGATATTCATCGAAAAGGAGCGGTACTCGCTCGACCAGCTCCGGATAGAGGTAAGGAAGCTCATGGCCGAGAGGGGTAAGAGTTTAACGGACGAGGACGTCTTCCTGAGAGCCGATTCAAGCGTCCCTTACGGCACGGTCGTCGAAGTGATGTCGGAGATAAGAAACGCGGGGGTACAGAAGATCGGGCTCATCACGGAGCCTGTTCCGAAGCAATGA
- the argS gene encoding arginine--tRNA ligase produces MKEEIERVVLRSVESIGKKINLTDLPVEVEVDIPKRKEFGDFSINTAMVLARKMGKNPRQVAELIIENLPGEKDKLFRKVEIAGAGFINFFVREDAIVNKLEDIARLGEKFGASGFGSGHSVLVEFVSANPTGFLHMGHARNAVVGDTISNILSASGYRVTREFYINDAGRQMQLLGESVFARYRELFGEAAEIPEDGYKGDYVKEIASEIKELEGYSLLNKPREESLAFSREFARERLLAAVGNDLEDIGVRFDVWYSEKENIHGLGKNGGAPDKLGEIKKRLADGGALEERDGALWFSATKYGDTQDWVLVKSDGSPTYFLSDIAYHADKLERGFESLINVWGADHHGHVSRLRAALRALGFDDKRFNVVLIQFVRLMRRGEEVSMSKRAGSYVTMRDVVKEVGADVMRFFLLMRSSESHLDFDLDLARKESSENPVYYIQYAYARIRSLFRKAEEEGASESASSLHLLSRPEEVDLVKKLLLYPDIVKDSAESLAPHKVAYYLQELASDFHGYYNKFRIVDDDRDLSGARLYLVRCVQTVLSNGLKLLGISAPERM; encoded by the coding sequence ATGAAAGAAGAAATAGAGAGAGTCGTTTTACGGTCTGTAGAAAGCATAGGAAAGAAAATCAACCTTACCGATCTCCCTGTCGAAGTGGAGGTCGACATCCCCAAACGCAAGGAGTTCGGTGATTTTTCCATCAATACCGCAATGGTGCTCGCGAGGAAGATGGGCAAGAACCCGAGGCAGGTGGCGGAGCTCATCATCGAGAACCTGCCTGGAGAGAAAGACAAGCTTTTCAGAAAGGTCGAGATCGCGGGCGCGGGCTTCATAAACTTCTTCGTCAGGGAAGATGCAATAGTAAATAAGCTTGAAGATATAGCGAGGCTCGGAGAGAAGTTCGGCGCCTCAGGCTTCGGGAGCGGTCACAGCGTCCTTGTGGAATTCGTGAGCGCCAACCCCACCGGTTTCCTCCACATGGGGCACGCCAGGAACGCGGTCGTCGGGGACACGATTTCGAATATCCTATCTGCCTCCGGCTACAGGGTCACGCGGGAGTTCTACATAAACGACGCCGGAAGGCAAATGCAACTCCTAGGCGAATCCGTGTTCGCGAGATACAGGGAGCTCTTCGGCGAGGCGGCTGAGATACCGGAGGACGGCTACAAGGGCGACTACGTAAAGGAGATCGCTTCGGAGATAAAAGAGCTCGAAGGCTATTCGCTGCTCAATAAACCGAGGGAGGAATCCCTCGCGTTCTCGAGGGAATTCGCGCGCGAGAGGCTGCTAGCCGCCGTAGGAAATGACCTCGAGGACATAGGCGTACGCTTCGACGTCTGGTACAGCGAAAAGGAAAATATACACGGCTTAGGCAAGAACGGCGGCGCGCCGGATAAGCTAGGCGAGATCAAAAAACGCCTCGCGGACGGAGGCGCGCTCGAGGAAAGGGACGGCGCCTTATGGTTCTCTGCAACTAAATACGGCGACACGCAGGACTGGGTGCTCGTGAAGAGCGACGGGAGCCCGACATACTTTCTCTCGGACATCGCGTACCACGCGGATAAGCTCGAAAGGGGTTTTGAAAGTCTCATCAACGTCTGGGGGGCTGATCATCACGGGCACGTCTCCAGGCTAAGGGCAGCTCTAAGGGCGCTCGGCTTCGACGATAAGAGGTTCAACGTCGTACTCATCCAGTTCGTACGCCTGATGAGGCGCGGCGAGGAAGTATCCATGTCGAAAAGGGCCGGGAGCTACGTTACGATGCGCGACGTGGTAAAAGAAGTCGGGGCCGACGTGATGCGCTTCTTCCTCCTGATGCGGAGCTCGGAGAGCCACCTCGATTTCGACCTCGACCTGGCCAGGAAAGAATCGAGCGAGAACCCCGTTTATTACATCCAGTACGCCTATGCGCGTATAAGGAGTCTGTTCAGAAAGGCGGAGGAGGAAGGCGCCTCGGAATCCGCTTCCTCGCTTCACCTTCTTTCCCGGCCGGAGGAGGTGGACCTCGTCAAGAAGCTCCTTCTATACCCCGATATAGTCAAGGATTCGGCGGAGTCGCTCGCGCCCCACAAGGTTGCATATTATCTCCAGGAGCTGGCCTCTGACTTCCACGGATACTATAATAAATTCAGGATAGTCGACGACGACCGCGATTTGAGCGGAGCGAGGCTTTACCTGGTCAGGTGCGTGCAGACGGTCCTCAGCAACGGACTGAAACTGCTGGGGATATCGGCGCCCGAGAGGATGTGA